The following coding sequences are from one Methanosarcina sp. WWM596 window:
- a CDS encoding HAD family hydrolase: MTKRIAVVFDSAGTLLHMYRVAKESSTGNILENIESTAIVAKKNGCGLVALNTDNEIILSSRRDMFLFEFIREYGVSIGVSCSKGIFIPEVASEIIRGASLLMGDVHDVLEAVTSRCPDSIYLAAGIIVDSEARRIPYVLSTGGQVFGKTLQTVQLLHAMEVDIYIASGDRMSALVQLAELVNIPQERIFAFADSIIKEKVVLELKHRYDKVVMVGDGINDILALRAADVGIMTTQQGDDRPEALREAADVVLDDIIKVVDVVKGL; the protein is encoded by the coding sequence ATGACCAAAAGAATTGCAGTGGTCTTTGACAGTGCCGGAACTCTTCTCCACATGTACAGAGTTGCAAAAGAATCCAGCACCGGCAATATCCTTGAAAACATAGAGAGCACTGCTATTGTCGCGAAGAAAAACGGTTGCGGCCTTGTAGCTCTTAATACCGATAACGAAATAATCCTGAGCTCGAGAAGGGATATGTTTTTATTTGAGTTTATAAGGGAATACGGAGTTTCAATAGGTGTAAGCTGTTCAAAAGGAATATTTATCCCGGAAGTTGCCTCTGAGATCATAAGAGGGGCTTCTCTCCTTATGGGAGATGTGCATGATGTGCTTGAGGCAGTTACATCCCGTTGCCCTGACAGCATTTATCTTGCGGCAGGTATTATAGTGGACTCGGAGGCAAGAAGAATACCATATGTGCTCAGTACGGGAGGGCAGGTATTCGGTAAGACGTTGCAGACCGTCCAGTTGCTCCATGCCATGGAAGTGGATATATACATAGCATCCGGGGACCGAATGTCTGCTCTCGTGCAACTTGCAGAATTAGTAAATATCCCGCAAGAAAGAATCTTTGCCTTTGCAGATTCAATTATAAAGGAAAAAGTGGTGCTTGAACTTAAACACAGGTATGATAAAGTAGTTATGGTAGGGGATGGAATTAACGATATTCTGGCTCTCAGGGCAGCAGATGTGGGTATAATGACGACCCAGCAGGGAGACGACAGACCAGAAGCGCTCAGAGAAGCAGCCGATGTGGTGCTCGATGATATAATAAAAGTTGTGGACGTGGTAAAAGGATTATAA
- the atwA gene encoding methyl coenzyme M reductase system, component A2, whose translation MPVFIEVKNLTVDFDGFKALKNVNLSINEGEVVGILGKSGSGKTILMHVLRGTESFENISGEVIYHLARCEKCGYIERPSKIGQKCPVCSESLEAYEADFIKLSLYDPIRKDIAKRIAIMLQRTFALYGDERVLVNVINSLNEIGYKGEDAMKKAIELLEEVNLSHRMMHVARELSGGEKQRVVLARQLVRNPLLLLADEPTGTLDPMTAKLVHDAMIKAVESYNMSMILTSHWPEVIENLADKAILLENGEVIQEGDPLEVSAIFMQSASLTRQEKNALVGEPIIRVRDLAKRYISVDRGVVRAVDKISFDVKEGEIFGLVGLSGAGKTTTSKILMGILPPTSGEVEVRIGDEWVDMTKLGVDNKGRATKYMGFLHQEYGLYTHSSVIDNLTESISLDLPFELGVRKALITLKAAGFDENKAKAVLPKMTNEMSEGERHRIALAQVLIKEPRIVIMDEPTGTMDPITKISVTNSILKAREEIGETFVIVSHDMDFVNEICDRVALMRDGKIVELGEPGTVLAQLTEEEKIKAAEEI comes from the coding sequence ATGCCAGTATTTATTGAAGTTAAAAACTTAACTGTAGACTTTGACGGTTTCAAAGCCCTGAAAAATGTAAATTTAAGTATCAACGAAGGGGAAGTCGTTGGGATCTTGGGAAAAAGCGGATCCGGGAAAACAATCCTGATGCATGTATTGCGCGGGACCGAATCTTTTGAGAATATCTCAGGTGAAGTAATCTATCATCTAGCTCGCTGTGAAAAATGCGGGTATATAGAACGTCCAAGCAAAATCGGCCAGAAATGCCCGGTATGCAGCGAAAGTCTTGAGGCGTACGAAGCTGATTTTATAAAACTTTCACTTTACGACCCGATAAGAAAAGACATCGCCAAACGCATTGCAATTATGCTACAGAGAACCTTTGCCCTCTATGGGGATGAAAGAGTTCTGGTAAACGTCATAAACTCCCTGAATGAAATCGGGTATAAGGGAGAAGACGCCATGAAAAAAGCGATTGAACTCCTCGAGGAGGTAAACCTGAGCCACCGTATGATGCACGTGGCAAGGGAGCTTTCCGGTGGAGAAAAACAGAGAGTTGTGCTTGCAAGACAGCTTGTCAGAAACCCTCTCCTCCTGTTAGCTGACGAGCCTACAGGTACCCTTGACCCCATGACTGCAAAGCTGGTTCACGATGCTATGATTAAGGCAGTGGAGAGCTACAATATGAGCATGATCCTTACCTCCCATTGGCCGGAAGTTATTGAAAACCTGGCAGATAAGGCGATCCTGCTCGAAAACGGTGAAGTAATCCAGGAAGGAGATCCGCTTGAGGTTTCTGCGATCTTTATGCAAAGTGCATCCCTGACCAGGCAGGAAAAGAATGCTCTGGTAGGAGAACCTATTATCCGCGTAAGGGACCTGGCAAAGCGCTATATCTCAGTAGACAGGGGCGTGGTCAGAGCCGTGGACAAAATCTCTTTTGACGTGAAGGAGGGAGAGATTTTCGGACTTGTCGGGCTAAGTGGAGCAGGCAAGACTACAACCTCGAAAATCCTTATGGGAATTTTACCTCCAACCTCAGGAGAAGTTGAAGTACGTATCGGAGATGAATGGGTGGACATGACTAAATTAGGGGTTGATAACAAAGGCAGGGCAACAAAATACATGGGATTCCTGCACCAGGAATATGGGCTTTATACTCACAGCTCCGTAATAGACAACCTTACAGAATCCATCAGCCTGGACCTTCCATTCGAACTTGGGGTTAGAAAAGCCTTAATCACTCTCAAGGCAGCAGGTTTTGACGAAAATAAGGCAAAAGCTGTTTTGCCCAAAATGACCAATGAAATGAGTGAAGGAGAGCGGCATAGAATTGCACTTGCGCAGGTCCTTATCAAGGAGCCAAGGATCGTTATTATGGACGAACCAACAGGGACCATGGACCCCATTACCAAGATATCAGTGACAAACTCCATCCTTAAAGCCAGAGAAGAGATCGGAGAAACCTTTGTAATAGTTTCTCATGACATGGATTTTGTAAACGAGATCTGTGACCGTGTAGCACTTATGCGTGATGGAAAGATTGTGGAACTAGGGGAACCAGGTACCGTACTTGCTCAGCTCACAGAAGAAGAGAAGATCAAAGCTGCAGAAGAAATATAA